A window of the Deinococcus gobiensis I-0 genome harbors these coding sequences:
- the lysS gene encoding lysine--tRNA ligase has protein sequence MSDAPPTPRREGLHEQTVSRLNNLDAQVAAGFEAHPYSYPRTHHARDVLAAHPAPAAGEDGEPGKLEAGQEWPEEVYVLAGRVTLMRHMGKAAFADLSDEFGHLQLHFSKQDTENFDATKKIDLGDIVGVRGFPFVTRTGQLTLRVTSWQPLVKSLHPLPSKFHGLQDEELRARRRYLDLMINPESREVYRTRSRMIRFIRNFLDRQDFMEVEGPTLQTVPGGTEAKPFQTFHNALSHEFSLRISLELYLKRLLVGGFEKVYEIGRNYRNEGIDRTHNPEFTMLEAYFAYGDYEDMMRLVEQLLHDLVVELKGEPKLTYQGKEISFELPFRRLDFVTALKEQAGMDFDPLDLPRLRAWSDERHPEHRKTPDYKLLDKLGGEYVEPLLQNPTFLTDMPLVISPLVKAHRSREGLAERADLYVAGFELAPIYSELNDALDQRARFEAQTSRRDAGDDEAHQQDEDFLLALEYGMPPTAGMGMGMDRLAMLLTDRDSIRDVLLFPLLRPEAVGGEAAPETQD, from the coding sequence ATGTCCGATGCTCCCCCCACCCCGCGCCGCGAGGGCCTGCACGAGCAGACCGTCAGCCGCCTGAACAACTTGGACGCGCAGGTCGCCGCCGGGTTCGAGGCCCACCCCTACAGCTACCCCCGCACCCACCACGCCCGCGACGTGCTGGCGGCCCACCCGGCACCCGCAGCCGGAGAAGACGGCGAGCCGGGCAAGCTGGAGGCGGGGCAGGAGTGGCCCGAAGAGGTCTACGTTCTGGCGGGTCGCGTCACCCTGATGCGCCACATGGGCAAGGCCGCCTTCGCGGACCTGAGCGACGAGTTCGGGCACCTCCAGCTGCACTTTTCCAAACAGGACACCGAGAACTTCGACGCGACCAAGAAGATCGACCTCGGGGACATCGTGGGCGTGCGCGGCTTTCCCTTCGTGACGCGCACCGGCCAGCTCACCCTGCGCGTGACCTCGTGGCAGCCGCTCGTCAAGAGCCTGCACCCCCTGCCCAGCAAGTTCCACGGCCTCCAGGACGAGGAGCTGCGTGCCCGCCGCCGCTACCTCGACCTGATGATCAACCCCGAGAGCCGCGAGGTGTACCGCACGCGCTCGCGCATGATCCGCTTCATCCGCAATTTCCTCGACCGGCAGGACTTCATGGAGGTCGAGGGGCCGACCCTCCAGACCGTGCCCGGCGGCACCGAGGCCAAGCCCTTCCAGACCTTCCACAACGCGCTCTCGCACGAGTTCTCGCTGCGCATCAGCCTGGAGCTGTACCTCAAGCGGCTGCTGGTCGGCGGTTTCGAGAAGGTCTACGAGATCGGCCGCAACTACCGCAACGAGGGCATCGACCGCACCCACAACCCCGAGTTCACCATGCTGGAGGCGTATTTCGCCTACGGCGACTACGAGGACATGATGCGGCTGGTCGAACAGCTGCTGCACGACCTCGTGGTCGAGCTCAAGGGTGAGCCCAAACTCACCTACCAGGGCAAGGAGATCAGTTTCGAACTGCCCTTCAGGCGGCTGGATTTCGTGACGGCGCTCAAAGAACAGGCGGGCATGGACTTCGACCCGCTCGACCTGCCCAGGCTGCGCGCCTGGAGCGACGAGCGCCACCCCGAGCACCGCAAGACGCCCGACTACAAGCTGCTCGACAAGCTGGGCGGCGAGTACGTCGAGCCGCTGCTCCAGAACCCCACCTTCCTGACCGACATGCCGCTGGTCATCAGCCCGCTCGTCAAGGCGCACCGCAGCCGCGAGGGGCTGGCCGAGCGCGCCGACCTGTACGTGGCGGGTTTCGAGCTGGCCCCCATCTACTCCGAGCTGAACGACGCCCTGGACCAGCGCGCCCGCTTCGAGGCCCAGACCTCGCGCCGCGACGCCGGCGACGACGAGGCGCACCAGCAGGACGAGGACTTCCTGCTGGCCCTGGAGTACGGCATGCCCCCGACCGCCGGCATGGGCATGGGCATGGACCGCCTCGCCATGCTGCTCACCGACCGCGACTCGATCCGCGACGTGCTGCTGTTCCCGCTGCTGCGCCCCGAGGCTGTGGGCGGCGAGGCGGCCCCCGAAACGCAGGACTAA